The Setaria italica strain Yugu1 chromosome IX, Setaria_italica_v2.0, whole genome shotgun sequence genome has a window encoding:
- the LOC101759477 gene encoding LOW QUALITY PROTEIN: sister chromatid cohesion protein DCC1 (The sequence of the model RefSeq protein was modified relative to this genomic sequence to represent the inferred CDS: deleted 1 base in 1 codon), with protein MEDWMGRLSGTFFAKAWGGGGGGGADAVLGLAAAGPSVSLCYHQAFGPHDDIVLVEAADDLLPDLLQGRVTIRGRPDEEAVLCTPSATYSMKFVGTSNSMFLIPPGKPSAPCLRPDNTNGNANAADAVAATIKVAPGSIELVRTAPRLDKLRSLLRERPYVLDEDLGVGFQHKKGLYTWQDLCKLIQASDGELLEGLDTLSAVEIDGFWRTVDANSVNTILDMILHNSVLHDWPLNAMQENDVLSVMESDGFVRKIVTHCLKRFGTKVEQEAGSFWSLDEKRVCLQFARRVLGAGKMKFANFMDKWEKSIPSEMCADLQMLEGEVLCEKRGAETWVHAFSVADLPLTPAERFAALFRERPKWEWKDLEPYIRDLRVPGVSSEGLLIKYTRRTQPSSEAEPIFTAR; from the exons ATGGAGGATTGGATGGGAAGGTTGTCTGGCACTTTTTTCGCCAAAGCA tggggcggcggcggcggcgggggggccGACGCGGTGCTgggccttgccgccgccggcccctcggTGTCGCTATGCTACCACCAGGCGTTC GGCCCCCACGACGATATCGTCCTCGTCGAGGCCGCCGACGACCTCCTCCCTGACCTTCTACAAGGCCG GGTGACTATACGGGGGCGTCCTGATGAAGAAGCTGTCCTCTGCACACCTTCTGCAACATATTCCATGAAGTTTGTTGGCACATCCAATTCTATGTTCCTTATACCACCTGGGAAACCATCTGCTCCATGTTTAAGACCTGATAATACCAATGGCAATGCTAATGCAGCTGATGCAGTGGCTGCTACCATTAAAGTAGCACCTGGGAGCATTGAATTGGTTCGAACTGCTCCACGACTTGACAAACTGAGGAGCCTTCTCCGTGAGAGGCCCTACGTACTTGATGAGGATCTTGGAGTTGGCTTCCAGCATAAGAAGGGGCTGTACACATGGCAAGACCTCTGCAAGCTTATCCAGGCCAGTGATGGTGAGCTGTTAGAGGGGCTGGATACCCTCTCGGCTGTTGAGATTGATGGATTCTGGAGGACAGTCGATGCCAATTCTGTGAACACAATTCTTGACATGATCCTGCACAACTCCGTGTTGCACGACTGGCCGttaaatgcaatgcaggagaaTGATGTGCTATCTGTCATGGAATCTGATGGTTTTGTGCGTAAGATTGTAACCCATTGCCTCAAAAGATTTGGCACAAAGGTTGAGCAGGAAGCCGGAAGTTTTTGGAGCCTCGATGAGAAGCGTGTATGCTTACAATTTGCTCGGAGAGTGCTTGGTGCTGGAAAGATGAAGTTTGCCAACTTTATGGACAAATGGGAGAAAAGCATTCCTTCAGAAATGTGTGCAGATCTTCAGATGCTAGAAGGGGAGGTGCTGTGTGAAAAACGTGGGGCTGAGACCTGGGTGCATGCGTTCAGTGTTGCTGATCTGCCACTGACACCTGCTGAGAGATTTGCAGCACTTTTCCGCGAGCGACCAAAGTGGGAATGGAAAGATCTGGAGCCTTACATCAG GGACTTGCGCGTACCCGGTGTCTCTTCAGAAGGATTGCTCATCAAGTATACCAGAAGAACCCAACCAAGCTCTGAAGCTGAACCAATTTTTACTGCAAGATAA